The Candidatus Methylomirabilota bacterium sequence CCGGCGTAGTGACGATCCCCGTCTCCTGGAGCAGCCGCTTGACCAGCTCGGTTGAGTCATACCCGGGAAGGACCGGAATCCAGACGTAGAAGCTCGCCTGCGGCTTGGTTACATTCCATCCGAGGGCCTTCAAACC is a genomic window containing:
- a CDS encoding aminotransferase class I/II-fold pyridoxal phosphate-dependent enzyme codes for the protein GLKALGWNVTKPQASFYVWIPVLPGYDSTELVKRLLQETGIVTTPGVGFGPHGEGFIRAALTVPVERIREAVQRIGKLKW